From the Lathyrus oleraceus cultivar Zhongwan6 chromosome 3, CAAS_Psat_ZW6_1.0, whole genome shotgun sequence genome, the window gacaagtgtatcgataatgtcgaagtaataaaaagatcaAAACCATAATGACTGCCTCCAAGCAAAACAAAATGTGTGCAATTTAGAAAAACTAGTAAAAAGGGGGGATTTTAAGTTTCTGtgtgaaaagtaaataaacgagTAAACAATGCCACGAAAGCGGCCAGGTTGTGTTGTAGAATCCCATATTTCTCTCTTTTGATGTTTGACGTGCTGTATGAATTATCTAATCACTATAACCTCATGACGAATTACCAAAACCGTTATAGTTGATCCCTCATGAAAcaactcactaaccactactaAGAGCTTTCTATTCCTAGTTCGCCAACGTAAGCAGGGTTAGGTGATGTATAGAATATAAATTCTCTATGACACTACTCGAGGTCTCCTATGtctattcaaccagcgtaagcATAAAAATTGCCTTAGGTCAAACATATACCTAATGGTCAGTATTTCCTATGTGCCCAAAATCCaattaaaagagtatctcacataaaaaagCATTACGAACAAGAAGAAATTGAATAAGATTATAGATCAATAGGTTAATATAGTGGTCAAATCAATatagaatccaacaattgagaaacaggttcatcataacacaacctaacctagaaAATTTTAGCTACTCATAGTGTAATTGAAAATATCACAATTGATAAATAATGATAACATAAGAAGTCCCTTAAAGAGATGGCCTTCAGTGGCTTCAAATGCTTAAAAAATCATCACTTCTGATCTTTAATTCGTGCTTCAATCTCCCAAAAtcgtaacccttgtgaaagtACTGAAAAACCACGTTTAAAGGCGTCAGAATGGACCAAAACGCATCAGAAAAAGGCCTAGAAAAGTGACAATCGCGCGCATGATACCTAGCATCGCGTGTGTGATGCAGCGTTTAATGCCTTATCACGTGCGCGATGGTGGATGTGATTATTTTCGAAGCTTCACTCTTTTTTACtcctttttcactcaaatttttACTAAGCCCACAATTTGCATACTTAACTATTTTTCCTTCATTCTGACGCCAAAGAAATACATGACGAGATGTCATATCATCAAAGAAATACATTCAAAACATTTGACTCGTTTGAATATAATATGGTTTATTGTGACACAAATAAATATATACCTGGAGAATGGAGATATTTTGTTTTAGTCTAGATTTGGTAGAACAACAACTATGACTTGTTTCTGAATTACCTGGATTTCTGGTAAAAAATGAAAACAATGGACTTAGTAAATATATATGGTTTTATTTACATAAATCACTAATAGAAGTTAAATTCATGCATTCAAAAAAATTCTAGAGTAAAAATATTCttaaatgaataaaataaaaaccTCACCATCCTTTGAGATATTATTTCTCTTTTCACCATTTTCCAAAGTTGTATTTTATCTATTATCACTGTGGAGCTCCAATCGACACAGTAAATTTTTAGACATTTGACCTTTTTCAATAAGGATGATAAAAATGTTAGTGAAAGAGTGGTGAAAATGAAAGAAACGGTTTTTTATACGTATTGCGGAAAAGGTAAATACACCTTATTGTCGAGTTTGCCGATAGATGAAATTGTTTGTTCATCCTTCCATGTGTTCTATTTATCTTCAAAGTTTCCTATCtaaaatttattgcataagaatAGTGAGAATAAGTATGACCCAATTGATATCTAACATAAAATCATAAAAGAAATGATTAAGTATAACTTACTTTTATGTCGAAGCAAGTTTCAACATTCTTTCGTCTCAAATCCTTACATAATTGGAATATTTCATTGTGTTCTAGTTTGGTTGTATATTAAAGCAAATGAAAATTATATTTAGTTATGATATAAAGAATACAATATAATCTTGGTATGTCGTGTAACCAAAATGGAAATCAATGTGTGAGCAATTTTTTTAATGTACTTAATAAATACATGCGGGTGCGATAAAAGAATTTGTTTGAAAACTACATTTTTTATGTAGTCACCATCTTCTCCTTTAAATTTTCCTTCCCTAGTTAAAACTCTTGTTGTAGTCTGTGAAATACCCCTGGATAAAGCCACATATAACTGTCCATGACTGAAAACATGTTGTGGAAGATATATTCCAATATTTGGAGTGGTTTGGCCTTgtgatttatttattttaattgcaAAACTTAGTCGCACATGAAACTGCTTtctactaaggacaaaaggcAACTCACCACTTGCagatgtttttattttaattctggACAAAAAAGCTCGTCTTCCTGCGTTGTTTCCTGTCAAGATTTCCATGTCCAACATATTCATAAATAAACCATGACATAATAACCGTGTCACATTACACAATCACCTCGTGCAATTGAGTTTAAGAATTCTTGCTGGTATAAATTATGATTATCCCCTTCAACCTCGTCAAACGACAACAAATTATGTTCTTCTTCTGGAAACTGGTCAATAATCATATCATTCGATTTCTGGACATCATCATTTGTTGATGTTAAAATAGCTCTTTGTACCATATATGGGGCATCCCAACCATGCAATTCTAAATTAGGAAAAATATGTTGGATAAGTACTTGTATGAAATGTTCACCTTCCCATGGGATTGCAATCTGTCAAGGTAACCTGACCATGTCATCAGACTTGGTAGGTTCAACATCATCACCAATGCGAATAAGAAATTTTGCAAACTCTTAATCATGCAATGATCACATATTTTGACACAAACATCAAATCTTGGTATGATCCCATAAATGAGATTGAACAATACACGCTGAAATCATTTGTGCATTAGTACATTTTCTTACAACATGAAGAACTTGACAAAAATCTCCCCCATGATCAAAACTTTTCCACCAAATGGAGCATTGTTGGTACAAATGTCTTATAATGGTCGATCTAAGGTTTCCGAACAATTTTTGTTTGTCATTGGTGCTTCATCCCAAATTATTGCGGTAGCAACTCTAATGAGATTTGCAAGATCTTTTTGCTTTTGAATACCACAAATGGAACTCGGTTGTATATCAATAGGTATCTTAAATTGAGAGTGTGCAACCCTACCACCGGGTAACAATATTGCAGTTATACCAGATGATGCAGTTGCTAAGACAATTTCTCTTATACTTCTTAAACTTTCCATTAATGTTCGATAAAAGAATTTTTTACTTGTTCCTCCTGGACCATCAACAAAAACTACCCCGCTGTGTTTTTGAACAATTACATTCATAATGGTTTTGAATGCAATCATTTTATCATTATTTAACTTAGCAACATATTCAATATCTTCATTAGTGATATCGACCGCTAACTCCTCTTGTACGAGACTTGGAATTGCATCTCTATCTACTGTATTAGGGGGTAAAGATGGGAGATCATAATCTTTAATTTTTTTACTGTGTAGGTTTAAGAGTTCATTCAAGTCTGTCAATAACATATTAGTCAAGTCTGATTCCACAACATTGTTAGTTGTTTGATAATCCTCTGCCatattgtcgcattacgcgaaaaaccggcgggaaaacaagaacaacagagccgccaccgtgcgttatttatcccaaaagagggaaaggaaacgctcgaagtaaacctggaaaagacatggtctcgcgaccaaagagaatgggatcgggagtcggttatgcgaagggaaggtattagcacccctacgcattcgtagtactctacgggatccacgcacaacaggaaggaaaatggttgctaaacactgctcacacacacacacactggctgaaagagacacaggaaaacaaacaagactgactcggcagaatatcgcatcccgggcctacttagtctatcaggcatagacatcagagtcgaagtagttcggactggggaaacgacacatgctcgctaggatatcgcatcctatgcatacgtatctcctcggacgagagaagaatcagagcattcgtagctcggctgacacacacacaaacaaacacagacaaaggcaaacgtggagcctgaatgccaatcaatggacttacatcagcatccgaaccaaaacacacacaagaaggcaaacgtggagcctgactgccaatcactgggcttacatcagcatccgaaccaaaacacacacaagaaggcaaacgtggagcctgactgccaatcaccgggcttacatcagcatccgaaccaacaaacccacactggaacccaaatgccactcgatggacttacatcagcttccaagcacacaacaagacaaaacaaagacacaggcgcccggagagatctgctcatctcctgcctacgtacctcatctggtatgaggatcagggcgacgtagttcccctacgcagggataaaggactagcctaaccagataacagagggagacacaactagggagactacgactcgagcctagatgttatcatgcaaatcatccctaagttaaggtttctagctaactggcacagggagccagcctatcctaatcatgacttgcacaggaagcaagccacacacacacttagcttgcacaggaagcaagccaagcaaaacctaacttgcacaggaagcaagtctaagctaaccctaacttgcacaggaagcaagtcaaacaaacatacaagcacaggtagcacacactatacacaagcaaggggctcaaacaaggtcaggttttagtcgaggggtcaaatcaacctcaacaaacaaacctctggaactgggtagatgttgctcttaaccttgacattgagagccaaggtgaagcagatgaaaggtgagtgaagatgagacttcccagctcttatccctggcctgggagagcttaagacaagaatgtgtgggttcagaaagtgggaacccttctacacatttgatactgactcaactgtacaattgtacaagatcttgggtttgtatctgcaacgcatcaacacagtggtgtgagcagagcagatgacacacagaatagcaggggatagattgcatatcccttgggttctgccaattgcctcttcacttaggaggtctttgaatatgtacagggacaaaattaaacatccacaaacatggcctcttaaggaggacttcagacagttgcctggccaagtaacaggccgggtcttccagactacatgaagattagaaatatacctcaatgcaaattgcttatataagcaaagcaaagcaaaagttcacaaggaactaagcaactaaaagcacctgaaatagtcaagcagatgttagtatgcaacttaaatcaaagcaaaaggaaacagacattaacagttagtcagaagcaaatgaatgtgcaaggcacaaggcttaaggcttaagagccaagccacctacaaaacaaacaaattagtcaatgatattcaagcaagctcaatcaaaagaaatggtctcattggtcatttgttggtcaacctgaaaaaatgagctcaaacataagtaacaggaccactagggcgagcctagggtcaaaaatgaatgagaaagtcaaaacagcaagcaatgtccaatcaagatcaaattcaaacatttaggaagcaaacccaattggtttcatgttcatatcatgcatcatcatcatttcataagcaaaagaagtcaaagcatggcaaatgagagctcataggagtcaacagcaagacttgcatcaaaagtcaacccaaacatttccaaaaatcaccaaataaatcatgatcaatcctaacacatatcatggtaagcatgtcaaatttcatctcatttggacaagtgtaaggcagtcaatgaaaatcagaaagtcaaagcaattctgaacatgctcaatgaagtcaaccaaacatgcatcaacttagaaaaatcataaatcagagatggtatatgataaatgaatgggactaagaccatggcaaagatgaggatgtctagttatctcatgtaaaatttcatgtccatctaataaagtatgagaatttcacaaatgaaatggcaacatgcatcacatgaggtcaacattttggtcaaacaggggagaaaatctcaaacaattaggaaatgccataaATAATTCCAAGAAAACTCATATGTGAACTAGACACACAagagctcaatcatgcaaaaattcaatccattttgaggtcaataggcatggctataaaaatcaacaagttgcacatcaatggtgtgacacaaattgtcacaccctaattcaaaaaatcataactcacaaaccagcaatgataaattcacaaactctacaccaaaatcaccatgagtgtgtctagtttaagcacaaaaagtttgggggtcattggataaagtatcaccatttcacagatgttttggcaaagtgtacaaaatatgagcacatgtcacaaaccctaataccaattacaatccactcatcaaaaaaatctggaaaaatcatgataaaaaactagagattgtgatgaacatgatgcaaaaaatcccatgaaatttggattaaaattggatgcgccatgatttttgtaagatgatgtatcaaattgaaataaaaatgaaaaaaaacaacATCATTTAATGGGTCATGTGCCACGctgatggcaaacttgtaattttCAGGAACTTAAATGGAACGCTGCGTTCCGGATGGCCTGCGTGTC encodes:
- the LOC127129861 gene encoding uncharacterized protein LOC127129861, which produces MAEDYQTTNNVVESDLTNMLLTDLNELLNLHSKKIKDYDLPSLPPNTVDRDAIPSLVQEELAVDITNEDIEYVAKLNNDKMIAFKTIMNVIVQKHSGVVFVDGPGGTSKKFFYRTLMESLRSIREIVLATASSGITAILLPGGRVAHSQFKIPIDIQPSSICGIQKQKDLANLIRVATAIIWDEAPMTNKNCSETLDRPL